The Novosphingobium aromaticivorans DSM 12444 genome segment TCGTCAACCGCGCCTATGCGGATACGCTCGGCAGCGATCCGGTATCGCTGACCGGGCGCAATCTGTGGGACTTCGTCAGTGGCGAGGACCGGGCCCACGTCGGGCAGATGCTTGAACGTCTCACCCCGGAAGAGCCCGAACTGACCATCGAAAACAGGTTCGAGACCGCGGGCGGAGCGCGCTGGACGCTGTGGCGCAATCACGCGCTTTCGTTCGACGACTGGGGCAACTGGTCTGTGGCGCAGTCCACCGGCATCGACATCACCGAACGCAAGATGCTCGAGGAGCAGCTCGAACTGCTGGTTGGCGAACTGAACCACCGCGTGAAGAACACGTTGATGGTCGTCCAGGCCATGGCCTACCAGACCTTCCGTGGGGCAGGGCTGCCGGAACAGCCCGTCGCCTCGTTCAATCAGAGGCTGGCCGCGCTTTCGGGCGCGCATGACGCGCTCAGCCGGGCGAACTGGTCGGGGACGGCTCTGGCCGATATCGTGCGCGAGGGACTGCTCATATGCGGCGATTCCGACCCGCGCATCTCGGTGAGCGGCCCCGATGTCCTGATACCGGCGAACGCGACCGTGTCGCTCGTCATGGTCCTTCACGAACTGGCCACCAACGCCACCAAGTACGGCGCGCTGTCGGTCGATGGCGGATCGGTTGCCATAGACTGGAACTACGATCCGCCGGGCGAATGGCTGGTCCTCGAATGGAAGGAACGTGGCGGACCGGCAGTGGTCGCACCGTCCCGCAAGGGCTTCGGCTCGCGCCTCGTGACAGAGGCGGTGCCGCGCCAGCTCGGCGGCAAGGTCGAAATGCATTACGAATGGGAAGGCTTGCACTGCCGCATCGCCTTCCCGCTGACGGGAACGGGGCAATGATCGAAGGAAAGCGCATTCTCGTCGTGGAGGACGAATTCATCGTCGCGGCAATGGTCTGCGATACGCTGGAGGATGCGGGTGCCGTGCCGCTGGGGCCGGTGGGGCGCGTGGTTGAAGGCCTGGACATGATCCGCCAGGGCGGGATCGATGCCGCCGTCCTCGACTGGAACCTCAACGGAGAGCCGGGGGCGCCTTTGGCCGAAGCGCTTGCCGCGTCGTCGATCCCCTTCGTCATCGCCACTGGTTATGGTTCGGTCGAAGAGCCGTTCTCGGGCAGGCCGATTCTCGGAAAGCCTTATATCTCGGGTAACCTGATCGAGCGTCTGGCGAGCCTTTTCGCCGCAACCTGACGTGAAAAGACCGGGATCGGCGGATGCCGTCCCGGTCTTCGCATGGCCAGCGGCCAGGGCGCCGGATCAGTCCTTCTTAGCTTCGGCAACCGACTCGTTGTGAAGGCTTGCTTCGGCTTCGGCGGCTTCCTGCTTGGCCCCGGCAGCAGCCTTGTCGGCCATCTCGTCGGTCTTCGCAGCGGCATCGTCGACCGCCTTCGCAGCCTTGTCGCCCAGTTCGTCGGTGGCGGCGGCGGCCTTGTCTGCGGCGTTGGCAACATCGTTACCGGCAGAAGAAGCCGTGGTCTCGGCGGCGTCCTGGGTCTTTTCCGAACATGCCGAAAGCGTAAGAGCGGTGGCAGCGGCAGCCGCGAGCAGCGAGATCTTGCGCATGTAGTGAATAACTCCCCTTCAGAAACGACCCGTAAAGACGGGTTGGGCAAGCAACGCACGGCGGCGCGATAGTTTCCCGCGAAAGGGATTTGTCGTGCGGGAGGTGGGCTGCCAGGCCGACAGTCCCTGGGCGTTCCGCCACGCGGTCGCTCGGCAGACATGAAGCAAAAGGGGCGCGGCACCTTCCGGTACCGCGCCCCTTTTTGAGGACGACGTTCAGCCGAAGGATCAGCCGAGGTTCGCGCTTACCATGCAGTAGAGCATCGGCAGCGACAGCAGCAGGTTGGTACGGCTGGCGATCAGGGCGCGCGGCGCGGCAGCGGCCTTTTCCTCGGCCGAGGCTTCGACGATGCCGAGGATCTTCTTCTGGGCGGGCCAGATGATGAACCACACGTTGAACGCCATGATCAGCGCCAGCCACATGCCGAGCCCGATGAGGTTGACGTTGCCTTCGCCCGAGAAAGTCATCGCCGCGTGGCCATAGCCCGAGACGAAAGCGATGACGAGGCCGGTGACGACCGTCAGCAGCGCGGCGTAGCGGAAGAAGAAGAATACCTTCGGCGCGATGTGGCCGGTGATCGCGCCCTTCTGTTCGGCAGGGATCGACGGCATGGTCGGGACCTGGACGAAGTTCAGGTAGTAGAGCAGGCCGATCCACAGGATGCCGAAGAACACGTGCAGCCAGCGGAAGATGGAGTTGGTGTCGACCACCGCGGAGTCGGCATAGCCGAACATGACGGCGATCGCGGCGACAAGGCCGACCACAAGAACAAGATGCAGATTGCCGAAGAGCTTGGCCATCGGATTTCCCCCTAATTATAACCGTTTTGCTGGCGGGAGCACCACCGTGCCCCCACGGTTGGTGCGCATATTAAGCGTGCCTATGCAAAAGTCACACGAAAACAGTTGGCGCGCCACTCAATCGTGCGGCGGGTTCTGCTCGACTTCGGTCTCTGCCTCGGCGGCAAGGCCGTGCTTCATCAGCATCGGGATCTGGGCGAAGGTGAACAGGAACGACAGCGTCGTCACGCCCCACAGCTTGGCCTGCAGCCAGATCTCGAAATTGCCGTTGGCGGCATTGAAGAAGTACCGCAAGACCTCGTTCAGGCCGGCAAGGAACAGGAAGAAGAACGCCCAGTTGCGCGACAGCTTCAGCCATCCCTCCTCGTTCAATCCGTCGAATGCCGCCTCCAGCAGGTAGCGCAGCATCGCCTTGCCCCGGGCAAGGCCGGCGAAAAGCACGCCGGAAAACAGCAAATAGATCGCGGTCGGCTTGACCTGGATCCAGAAGGGATCGCCCAGCAGCACGGTAAGCGTGCCGAAGCCGAGGATCAGCACGGTCGACAGCCACAGCATGGGCGAGATCCTGCCCAGACGCAGCTTGGAAACGATCAGTGCCACCACCGTTGCCGCCATGAAGGCCGCCGTGCCCTTGGTAACGGCCACCACTTCGGCAAGGCCTGCGTCGCCTGCGTCCCGCTTGAAGTATCGATAGGCGAGGAAGAAGACGAGCAGCGGGCCGTAGTCGACCGCCAGGTTTACCCACGAGGACTTTGGCTTTTTCTGCGCTTCGCTCACCGGAACACTCCCGCGATGACCTTGGCGACAAGGTCGGGGTCGAAGGGGCGCAGGTCGTCGATCTTCTCGCCGACGCCAATGGCGTGGATGGGCAGGCCGTACTGCTCGGCGGCGGCAACCAGCACGCCGCCGCGTGCAGTACCGTCGAGCTTGGTCATGATCAGCCCGGTCACGCCCGCAACCTCCTTGAAGATCTCGATCTGCTGCAAGGCATTCTGCCCGTTGGTCGCGTCGAGCACCAGCACCACGTCATGCGGCGCGGCCGGGTTCAGGCGGCCGAGGACGCGGCGGACCTTGGCCAGCTCGTCCATCAGCTCGCGCTTGTTCTGCAGGCGCCCGGCGGTGTCCACGATCAGCGTGTCGATGCCCGTGTCGGTCGCTGCCTTGACCGCGTCGAACACGATGGAGGCGGGATCGCCGCCTTCCGGCCCGGTCACGATCGGAACGCCGAGCCGGTCGGCCCAGACCTTGAGCTGCCCGATGGCAGCTGCGCGGAAGGTGTCGCCTGCCGCCAGCATCACGCCGTAGTCCTGTTCCTGGAACAGATGGGCAAGCTTGGCGATGGTCGTCGTCTTGCCCGAACCGTTGACGCCGATCACAAGGATCACCTGCGGACGCGGAAAGGCTACGATTTCCAGCGGCTTGGCCACGGGGCGCAGGATCGCGGCGATTTCCTCGGCGACGGCTTCCTTCAGGCCCTGCTCGTCCACCCCGTTCTCGAATCGCGCGCCTTTCAGCCGCTCGCGGATGCGCGCGGCGGCGCGGGGGCCGAGGTCGGAGAGGATCAGCGCGTCCTCGAGATCGTCAAGCTGCGCTTCGGTCAGTCGGCTGCTGCCGACGATGCCGCCAAGGTTTTCGGCGAGCCGCTCTGACGTCTTGCGGAAGCCCCCGAGGATTCTATCGGACCAGCTTTCGCCACTCATTCCAGTATTCCTTCAACAATCTTGGTCGGCGTCACCATGACGAGGCTGCCCGCAGTCACGCCGTCCGTTACGCGATAGGTCGCAAAGTGGCCCGCATGGCCGGTTCCGTCGCGCTCGGCAAGCACCTGCGCTGGTTTGCCGACGAGCGAGGCGAGCCAGCGGGCGCGTTCCGTGGCCACCGCTGCCCGCAATTCCGCCGCACGCTCCCGAACCACTGCCGGTTCGACCTGGGGC includes the following:
- a CDS encoding sensor histidine kinase; translation: MGVQRLISSDEALLREILDAQLEMVCRFRGDGTILFVNRAYADTLGSDPVSLTGRNLWDFVSGEDRAHVGQMLERLTPEEPELTIENRFETAGGARWTLWRNHALSFDDWGNWSVAQSTGIDITERKMLEEQLELLVGELNHRVKNTLMVVQAMAYQTFRGAGLPEQPVASFNQRLAALSGAHDALSRANWSGTALADIVREGLLICGDSDPRISVSGPDVLIPANATVSLVMVLHELATNATKYGALSVDGGSVAIDWNYDPPGEWLVLEWKERGGPAVVAPSRKGFGSRLVTEAVPRQLGGKVEMHYEWEGLHCRIAFPLTGTGQ
- a CDS encoding response regulator, yielding MIEGKRILVVEDEFIVAAMVCDTLEDAGAVPLGPVGRVVEGLDMIRQGGIDAAVLDWNLNGEPGAPLAEALAASSIPFVIATGYGSVEEPFSGRPILGKPYISGNLIERLASLFAAT
- a CDS encoding urate hydroxylase PuuD, which translates into the protein MAKLFGNLHLVLVVGLVAAIAVMFGYADSAVVDTNSIFRWLHVFFGILWIGLLYYLNFVQVPTMPSIPAEQKGAITGHIAPKVFFFFRYAALLTVVTGLVIAFVSGYGHAAMTFSGEGNVNLIGLGMWLALIMAFNVWFIIWPAQKKILGIVEASAEEKAAAAPRALIASRTNLLLSLPMLYCMVSANLG
- a CDS encoding inner membrane-spanning protein YciB — its product is MSEAQKKPKSSWVNLAVDYGPLLVFFLAYRYFKRDAGDAGLAEVVAVTKGTAAFMAATVVALIVSKLRLGRISPMLWLSTVLILGFGTLTVLLGDPFWIQVKPTAIYLLFSGVLFAGLARGKAMLRYLLEAAFDGLNEEGWLKLSRNWAFFFLFLAGLNEVLRYFFNAANGNFEIWLQAKLWGVTTLSFLFTFAQIPMLMKHGLAAEAETEVEQNPPHD
- the ftsY gene encoding signal recognition particle-docking protein FtsY, translating into MSGESWSDRILGGFRKTSERLAENLGGIVGSSRLTEAQLDDLEDALILSDLGPRAAARIRERLKGARFENGVDEQGLKEAVAEEIAAILRPVAKPLEIVAFPRPQVILVIGVNGSGKTTTIAKLAHLFQEQDYGVMLAAGDTFRAAAIGQLKVWADRLGVPIVTGPEGGDPASIVFDAVKAATDTGIDTLIVDTAGRLQNKRELMDELAKVRRVLGRLNPAAPHDVVLVLDATNGQNALQQIEIFKEVAGVTGLIMTKLDGTARGGVLVAAAEQYGLPIHAIGVGEKIDDLRPFDPDLVAKVIAGVFR